A DNA window from Anas acuta chromosome 4, bAnaAcu1.1, whole genome shotgun sequence contains the following coding sequences:
- the NAT8L gene encoding N-acetylaspartate synthetase isoform X2: MQRSSFLPSRPAAPLRAPRSPRRCLAGLRPCSEPRSFPPTPFPPLFFFPLFFPFFFFFFFPPPPFFSSFPSPRAVCMHCLSPKMVCETKIVAEDHDSIPGSKKDTIIVSSSQMWPTLSGTPSAPLSPPKEEPRRDNVYIREFHPSEQEVVRRIFYEGIMERIPNTAFRGLKQQPLTQLLYGLLAVICFVVTKSFLLTCCLPIFLMGMRYYFSRKVILHYLDCALHTDMSDIEQYYMKPPDVQSSSAASICTQGMGYGCWGLAALRPPQCRVPTQLFFHGTVFAASLLFPTCDRSLPEALLLVTSRGLIGHATAADFPSSHF; the protein is encoded by the exons ATGCAGCGCAGCTCCTTTCTCCCGTCCCGCCCGGCCGCGCCGCTCCGCgccccgcgcagcccccgcCGCTGCCTGGCGGGTCTCCGGCCCTGCTCCGAGCCCCgctccttcccccccacccccttccccccccttttttttttcccccttttctttcccttttttttttttttttttttccctcctcccccgtttttctcctccttcccctccccgcggGCAGTTTGCATGCATTGTCTGTCTCCCAAGATGGTTTGTGAGACCAAGATCGTGGCGGAAGACCATGACTCGATCCCGGGCTCCAAAAAAGACACGATCATTGTTTCGTCCTCCCAGATGTGGCCCACTTTGTCGGGcaccccctctgctcccctcagcccccccaaaGAGGAGCCCAGGCGCGACAACGTGTACATCCGCGAATTCCACCCCTCCGAGCAGGAGGTGGTGCGCCGCATCTTCTACGAGGGCATCATGGAGCGGATCCCCAACACGGCCTTCAGGGGGTTAAAGCAGCAGCCCCTCACTCAGCTGCTCTACGGGCTGCTGGCGG TAATATGCTTTGTTGTGACCAAGTCCTTCCTGCTGACCTGCTGTTTGCCCATCTTTCTGATGGGCATGAGGTACTACTTCAGTAGAAAAGTTATCCTCCACTATCTCGATTGTGCGCTGCATACGGACATGTCCGATATTGAGCAATATTACATGAAACCGCCAG ATGTCCAGTCATCCTCTGCAGCATCCATCTGCACCCAAGGGATGGGGTATGGTTGCTGGGGGCTTGCTGCACTGCGTCCCCCCCAGTGCAG GGTACCTACCCAGTTGTTTTTCCATGGGACTGTTTTCGCTGCATCATTGCTGTTCCCCACGTGTGACAGATCTCTCCCTGAGGCTCTCCTCCTGGTCACTTCTAGAGGACTAATAGGACATGCCACAGCTGCAGACTTTCCTTCCTCTCACTTCTGA